One window of the Benincasa hispida cultivar B227 chromosome 3, ASM972705v1, whole genome shotgun sequence genome contains the following:
- the LOC120074174 gene encoding MACPF domain-containing protein CAD1 has translation MKDPRTTQTAAAIATSNMDALTTTLCNSIGALGRGFDVTADIRLLYCKGTPGSRLVHLDDARTRDLVLSDGVVVPNVPDDVQCSSDSRATENVPVCSFHKMAEYFNQKSDISGNIPLGSFNAMFNFSGSWQVDAAATKSLAMIGYYIPLFKVALKNSNLVLCEDIKRAVPYTWDPVSLASFIENFGTHIITSATIGGRDVVYIRQHQSSPLSELEIEHYVKEVGEQRFLDSKSQSTASPLSYKDKDVTVIFRRRGGDDLVQSHAQWAKTVKSAPDVINMTFTPIVSMLEGVPGVKHLARAIDLYLEYKPPIEDLQYFLDFQIGRAWAPEQTNLQRKEPLCPSLQFSLMGPKLYISPDQITVGRKPVTGLRLNLEGCKQNRLAIHLQHLVSLPKILQPHWDSHVAIGAPKWHGPEEQDSRWFEPIKWKNFSHVSTAPIEYTEANIGDLSGVHIVTGAQLGVWDFGAKNVLYLKLLFSKVPGCTIRRSVWDHSPSTPATPLRSDGASSSSKTRISEDKKEDSSTNAGKLAKIVDLTEMSKGPQDIPGHWLVTGAKLGVDKGRIVLRIKYSLLNY, from the exons aTGAAAGATCCTCGCACTACTCAAACCGCCGCCGCCATAGCTACTTCAAACATGGACGCTTTGACCACTACACTTTGCAATTCCATCGGAGCTTTAGGGCGTGGTTTTGATGTCACCGCTGATATTCGTCTTCTTTACTGCAAGGGAACACCTGGGTCGAGGCTGGTTCACCTCGATGATGCCCGTACCAGGGATCTTGTTTTGTCTGATGGGGTTGTGGTTCCCAATGTGCCTGATGATGTTCAGTGTTCTTCAGATTCCAGGGCAACCGAAAACGTCCCTGTATGCAGCTTTCACAAG ATGGCAGAATACTTCAATCAGAAATCGGATATATCTGGAAACATCCCTCTTGGAAGCTTTAATGCCATGTTCAATTTCAGTGGTTCTTGGCAAGTCGATGCCGCAGCTACAAAATCACTTGCTATGATTGGATACTATATTCCTCTCTTTAAGGTTGCATTGAAAAACTCAAACTTAGTCTTATGTGAGGACATCAAGCGCGCTGTGCCTTACACATGGGATCCTGTGTCCTTGGCTAG ttttattgaaaattttggtaCGCATATCATTACATCGGCAACTATTGGTGGAAGAGATGTGGTATATATCAGGCAACACCAGTCATCTCCCTTGTCAGAGTTGGAGATTGAGCACTATGTGAAAGAGGTTGGAGAACAGCGATTTCTTGACTCGAAAAGTCAGTCAACTGCTAGCCCCTTGAGTTACAAGGATAAG GATGTTACTGTAATTTTTAGGAGAAGAGGTGGTGATGATCTTGTTCAGAGTCATGCCCAGTGGGCAAAGACTGTAAAGTCAGCCCCAGATGTGATCAACATGACATTTACCCCCATCGTCTCCATGCTTGAAGGAGTGCCTGGTGTTAAGCATTTAGCCCGTGCTATTGACCTATATTTGGAAT ACAAGCCCCCGATCGAGGATCTGCAGTATTTTTTGGATTTTCAAATTGGTAGAGCATGGGCTCCTGAACAAACTAACCTGCAAAGAAAAGAGCCCTTGTGTCCTTCACTTCAGTTCAGCTTGATGGGTCCAAAGCTTTATATTAGCCCCGATCAG ATTACAGTTGGCCGTAAACCTGTAACTGGTCTTAGGCTCAACCTTGAAGGCTGTAAGCAGAATCGACTTGCTATCCATCTTCAACATCTGGTGTCTCTACCAAAAATTCTGCAACCCCATTGGGACTCGCATGTAGCCATAGGTGCCCCAAAATGGCATGGCCCTGAGGAGCAGGACAGCAGGTGGTTTGAGCCCATCAAGTGGAAGAACTTCTCACATGTAAGCACGGCACCCATCGAGTACACTGAAGCCAATATTGGAGACTTATCTGGTGTTCACATCGTGACTGGAGCGCAGCTTGGTGTTTGGGACTTCGGTGCCAAAAACGTACTATATTTAAAACTTCTCTTCTCAAAGGTGCCTGGCTGCACGATTCGACGATCAGTCTGGGATCATAGCCCCTCCACTCCCGCTACTCCATTGAGATCTGATGGTGCCTCATCATCTTCCAAGACAAGAATTTCTGAAGATAAGAAGGAAGACAGTTCAACCAATGCTGGAAAACTCGCAAAAATAGTTGACTTGACAGAAATGTCCAAGGGACCCCAGGATATTCCAGGTCATTGGTTGGTTACGGGGGCAAAACTCGGTGTCGACAAGGGACGAATAGTATTACGCATCAAGTACTCATTGCTGAACTACTGA
- the LOC120073712 gene encoding protein NRT1/ PTR FAMILY 4.6-like: MIQAHYPKLKPSPCNMFDKQSHCETVEGRSAALLYIALYILAIGTAGIKAALPSHGADQFDEKDPKEAMQMSSFFNKLLLGVCVGGAASLTLIVWIQDYKGWDWGLGVSSAAMFFSIVIFAAGLPLYRMHIVSGSSTILQILQVCTYQQAKSRVF, from the coding sequence ATGATACAAGCTCACTACCCGAAGCTCAAGCCATCGCCTTGCAATATGTTTGATAAACAATCCCATTGTGAGACAGTTGAAGGAAGAAGTGCTGCCCTGCTCTATATTGCTCTCTACATATTGGCAATTGGTACTGCAGGTATTAAGGCTGCATTACCGTCACATGGTGCTGATCAATTTGATGAAAAAGACCCCAAAGAGGCGATGCAAATGTCCAGCTTCTTCAACAAACTCTTGCTAGGAGTTTGTGTCGGCGGTGCTGCTAGTTTAACTCTAATTGTTTGGATTCAGGACTACAAAGGTTGGGACTGGGGTTTAGGGGTATCTTCTGCAGCCATGTTCTTTAGTATAGTCATCTTTGCTGCCGGATTGCCACTGTACCGAATGCATATTGTTTCTGGGTCTAGTACAATCCTCCAAATTCTACAAGTATGTACATACCAACAAGCAAAATCAAGAGTCTTTTGA
- the LOC120072994 gene encoding protein NRT1/ PTR FAMILY 4.6-like, producing the protein RSPIIVLKYVYLYRFLDKAAIQQTPSRQVEKPEASSPWKLCTVTQVENAKIILSMVPIFCCTIIMTLCLAQLQTFSIQQGLTMDTKLTNSFNIPPASLPIIPVSFIILIVPIYDKIFVPFARKLTGIPTGITHLQRVGVGLVLSSISMAVAALVEVKRKGVARDHNMLDATPVLQPLPISTFWLSFQFFIFGIADLFTYVGLLEFFYSEAPKALKSVSTCFLWSSMALGYFLSTIIVKIVNSATEGITRNGGWLMGNNINRNHLNLFYWTLSILSLINFFIYVFVAKKYKYRNHKPTISNSIDDSRTP; encoded by the coding sequence CGCAGTCCAATAATAGTATTAAAATATGTATACTTATACAGGTTTTTAGACAAGGCGGCAATTCAACAAACACCTTCTAGGCAAGTTGAAAAACCCGAAGCTTCGAGTCCATGGAAACTATGCACAGTTACCCAAGTAGAGAACGCAAAAATAATTCTAAGCATGGTGCCGATTTTCTGTTGCACAATCATAATGACCCTTTGCTTGGCTCAGCTCCAAACCTTCTCCATCCAACAGGGCCTCACCATGGACACAAAACTCACCAACTCTTTCAACATCCCTCCGGCTTCACTCCCCATCATCCCGGTCTCCTTCATCATCCTCATAGTCCCGATCTACGACAAGATTTTCGTCCCCTTTGCTCGAAAGCTCACAGGCATCCCCACAGGAATCACCCACTTGCAACGAGTAGGTGTTGGATTGGTTCTGTCCAGCATCTCCATGGCCGTAGCGGCACTAGTGGAAGTGAAGCGCAAAGGCGTTGCGAGAGATCACAACATGCTGGACGCAACCCCTGTTTTGCAGCCATTACCAATCAGCACATTCTGGCTATCGTTTCAATTCTTCATATTCGGAATCGCAGATCTGTTTACGTATGTAGGACTTCTCGAATTCTTCTACTCCGAGGCGCCGAAAGCCTTGAAATCTGTATCTACTTGCTTCCTTTGGAGTTCGATGGCGTTGGGATACTTCTTGAGCACCATAATTGTGAAGATTGTGAACAGTGCTACGGAAGGAATTACGAGAAATGGAGGTTGGTTGATGGGAAACAACATTAATCGGAACCATTTGAACCTCTTCTACTGGACGCTTTCAATCTTGAGCTTGATCAACTTCTTTATCTACGTATTTGTTGCCAAGAAATACAAGTACAGAAACCATAAACCCACCATCTCCAATTCCATTGATGACAGTAGGACGCcatga
- the LOC120073711 gene encoding oil body-associated protein 2C-like: MASSDKPTGPLRESGLEPQPPGEKIGVAQQMLDKGAGMLQSLKPVKQISHHACSFALYAHDLSRQIQTHHYVSRLNQDFLQCAVYDSDDSHAHLIGVEYIVSDQIFETLSPDEQKLWHSHAYEVKSGLMVHPRIPEMVVKPELENLAKTYGKFWCTWQVDRGDKLPVGVPALMMSPQATGVGMVKEELLQKRDEYYNISTDAIKGSRVEIEEPEWIHPLADYWKQHDGKGFAIDIVPTDMKLKATFP, encoded by the exons ATGGCGTCGAGCGACAAGCCAACGGGTCCTTTGAGAGAGAGTGGGCTAGAGCCACAGCCACCGGGCGAGAAAATTGGAGTGGCGCAACAGATGTTGGACAAAGGCGCTGGTATGTTGCAGTCACTCAAGCCTGTGAAGCAGATCTCCCACCACGCTTGCTCCTTTGCCCTTTACGCCCACGACCTCTCTCGACAGATCCAAACCCACCATTACGTTTCTAGACTCAACCAAGACTTCCTCCAATGCGCCGTTTATGATTCCGACGACTCCCATGCCCATCTCATCG GTGTTGAGTATATTGTGTCGGATCAAATCTTCGAGACACTGTCCCCTGATGAACAAAAGCTTTGGCATTCCCACGCATACGAG GTAAAATCAGGACTGATGGTTCATCCACGAATCCCGGAAATGGTAGTCAAACCAGAATTGGAAAATCTAGCCAAAACGTACGGCAAATTCTGGTGCACATGGCAGGTGGATCGAG GGGACAAGCTGCCGGTGGGAGTGCCGGCGCTGATGATGTCGCCGCAAGCGACGGGGGTGGGAATGGTGAAGGAGGAGCTGCTGCAGAAGAGGGACGAGTATTATAACATTTCCACAGATGCAATCAAAGGGTCAAGAGTTGAAATAGAGGAACCAGAGTGGATCCATCCGCTGGCTGATTATTGGAAACAACACGACGGCAAGGGTTTTGCCATCGACATTGTCCCTACGGATATGAAGTTAAAGGCAACGTTTCCTTAG